A portion of the Drosophila innubila isolate TH190305 chromosome 3L unlocalized genomic scaffold, UK_Dinn_1.0 0_D_3L, whole genome shotgun sequence genome contains these proteins:
- the LOC117788162 gene encoding CAAX prenyl protease 2: MNNESEMAPESTTLPPLAALPQIPVLTSVSCSFVLAVIYVGSLYVWSTKYNRDHPTTIKRRFASVSIVMLLAPLFVYFFSSPELLQREPFPKLLGFRWNGLWQAIVIPYLLTALLYLGPIYVNMQNESFRSYFDLDYWRGSLSNIIWIRNHVMAPLSEEFVFRACMMPLILQSFSPLTAVFISPLFFGVAHLHHIAERLSLGMELSTSLLIGLFQFTYTTLFGFYSAYLFARTGHVVAPLLVHALCNHMGLPDVQDLWQQDLWRRVLAIMLYLVGLAGWIYLLPIATEPSLYDNKLYWNV, from the exons atgaaCAACGAGAGTGAAATGGCTCCTGAAAGTACAACATTGCCGCCGCTGGCAGCACTGCCGCAAATTCCAGTGCTCACATCTGTTAGCTGCAGCTTCGTTCTGGCCGTCATCTATGTGGGCAGTCTATATGTGTGGAGCACCAAATACAATCGGGATCATCCGACGACAATAAAACGACGCTTTGCCAGCGTATCCATTGTCATGTTGCTGGCGCCATTGTTTGTTTACTTCTTCTCATCGCCTGAGTTGCTGCAACGTGAGCCGTTTCCCAAGTTACTCGGTTTCCGCTGGAACGGATTGTGGCAGGCCATTGTGATACCCTATCTTTTGACGGCCCTGCTGTATCTGGGACCCATCTACGTAAACATGCAGAATGAATCATTTCGTTCCTATTTTG ATCTGGATTACTGGCGCGGCTCGTTGAGCAACATAATCTGGATACGCAATCATGTGATGGCGCCTTTGAGTGAGGAATTTGTATTTCGCGCCTGCATGATGCCACTGATACTGCAGAGTTTTTCGCCCCTCACCGCGGTGTTTATTTCCCCGCTCTTCTTTGGTGTTGCTCACCTGCATCACATCGCTGAGCGTCTGAGTCTGGGAATGGAACTGAGCACCTCACTTCTCATCGGATTGTTTCAGTTCACGTACACAACACTCTTTGGTTTCTATTCGGCATATTTGTTTGCCCGCACCGGTCACGTTGTAGCTCCTTTGCTGGTTCACGCTTTGTGTAATCACATGGGATTACCGGATGTGCAGGACCTGTGGCAGCAGGATCTCTGGCGACGTGTGCTGGCCATAATGTTGTACCTTGTTGGTCTCGCTGGCTGGATTTACCTGCTGCCCATTGCCACAGAACCGTCGCTTTACGATAACAAGCTTTATTGGAACGTTTAA
- the LOC117788164 gene encoding bladder cancer-associated protein: MYCLQCLLPVLLIPKPTNPALMETHVMFIVLYLIGFFLERKPCTICSLVFLTAVSLICYSGVGNCIFWGNCEGHHCENG; encoded by the coding sequence atgTATTGCCTGCAATGTTTACTGCCCGTGCTGCTGATACCAAAGCCAACGAATCCAGCGCTAATGGAGACACACGTCATGTTCATAGTGCTCTATTTGATTGGATTCTTTCTGGAGCGCAAGCCATGCACCATCTGTAGCCTGGTCTTTCTCACGGCCGTCTCGCTCATCTGCTACAGTGGCGTCGGCAATTGCATCTTCTGGGGCAACTGTGAGGGACATCACTGTGAGAATGGTTAG